A section of the Metabacillus endolithicus genome encodes:
- a CDS encoding spore coat protein CotJB, which translates to MSYKQLPDEYYKLLEELQAVDFVLVELTLYLDTHPNDMQALQQFNQYAAYSKQLRQNFEAKFGMLTQYGGSFADANWSWGTAPWPWQV; encoded by the coding sequence ATGAGTTACAAGCAATTACCAGATGAGTACTACAAGCTGCTAGAGGAGCTTCAAGCTGTAGACTTTGTACTTGTCGAGCTAACTCTATACTTAGATACACATCCAAATGACATGCAAGCCCTGCAACAATTTAACCAATACGCTGCCTATTCCAAGCAGTTAAGACAAAACTTTGAGGCCAAGTTCGGCATGCTCACCCAATACGGTGGCAGCTTTGCCGATGCAAATTGGAGCTGGGGAACTGCTCCATGGCCTTGGCAGGTGTAG
- a CDS encoding DNA-directed RNA polymerase subunit beta, producing the protein MVAKETTKPISREEVKKAKKSKKEQEIHEEGRQKVIVRVRLLPIWVRVLLVLILMVVSTIAGLIVGYGVIGSGEPKDALEKSTWQHIIDLVEKE; encoded by the coding sequence TTGGTAGCTAAAGAAACGACGAAACCGATCAGTCGAGAAGAAGTGAAGAAGGCTAAAAAGTCTAAAAAAGAACAAGAGATTCATGAAGAAGGTCGCCAAAAGGTGATTGTTCGAGTTCGATTACTCCCTATTTGGGTGAGGGTTCTGCTTGTTTTAATTCTTATGGTTGTAAGCACAATCGCTGGACTTATTGTCGGCTACGGAGTCATTGGTAGTGGCGAACCAAAGGATGCCCTTGAAAAGTCCACTTGGCAGCACATCATTGACTTGGTTGAAAAAGAATAA
- the fabZ gene encoding 3-hydroxyacyl-ACP dehydratase FabZ, translated as MLDSNEIKSIIPHRYPFLLVDRVLEVEEGTRAVGIKNVSANEEFFNGHFPDYPVMPGVLIVEALAQVGAVAILKKEENRGRLAFFAGIDNCRFKKQVVPGDQLRLEVEITRLRGSLGKGKAIATVDGEVACETEIMFALGEKKSEE; from the coding sequence ATGCTAGATAGTAATGAAATCAAGAGCATCATTCCACACCGTTACCCATTTTTACTTGTGGACCGCGTGCTCGAGGTCGAAGAAGGAACACGTGCAGTTGGAATCAAAAACGTATCAGCGAATGAAGAATTTTTTAACGGTCATTTCCCAGATTACCCGGTCATGCCCGGCGTATTAATTGTAGAAGCACTCGCACAAGTTGGTGCAGTGGCAATTTTGAAAAAGGAAGAAAACCGCGGTAGACTAGCGTTTTTTGCTGGTATTGATAACTGCCGTTTTAAAAAGCAAGTTGTACCTGGTGATCAACTCAGACTTGAAGTTGAGATCACCCGTTTACGTGGTTCACTTGGAAAAGGAAAGGCTATCGCAACAGTTGACGGCGAAGTAGCATGTGAAACAGAAATTATGTTTGCTTTAGGTGAGAAAAAATCAGAAGAGTAA
- a CDS encoding spore coat associated protein CotJA, producing the protein MNAPYQQHLTYMKTYHPFHSRFDPCRPIGVKFYSTPPHLYMGFQPPNLQQFPPRVALKKGTLWPALYDDYVNPYEAKGGPNP; encoded by the coding sequence ATGAATGCTCCATACCAACAGCATCTTACGTATATGAAAACCTATCATCCGTTCCATAGTCGTTTTGATCCTTGTCGTCCAATTGGTGTGAAATTTTATTCAACACCTCCTCATTTATATATGGGTTTTCAACCACCAAACCTACAACAGTTTCCCCCAAGAGTTGCACTGAAAAAGGGAACACTTTGGCCTGCATTGTATGATGATTACGTAAATCCATATGAGGCAAAAGGAGGTCCAAATCCATGA